The Microbacterium sp. Nx66 genome contains a region encoding:
- a CDS encoding LPXTG cell wall anchor domain-containing protein has translation MYSNALTTPLATVGALAVTGPESMTTWVMAAGIAVTVGAGLLLRTRLLRRSAPAPRPIRRSVAPEEDPAPGRTP, from the coding sequence ATGTACAGCAACGCCCTGACCACCCCGCTCGCCACGGTCGGCGCCCTCGCCGTCACAGGTCCGGAATCGATGACCACCTGGGTCATGGCGGCGGGGATCGCGGTGACCGTGGGGGCGGGGCTGCTCCTGCGCACCCGCCTGCTGCGGCGGTCGGCGCCGGCTCCCCGCCCGATCCGTCGGTCCGTCGCGCCGGAAGAGGACCCGGCGCCGGGGAGGACACCCTGA